The proteins below are encoded in one region of Desulfobotulus mexicanus:
- a CDS encoding UDP-N-acetylmuramoyl-tripeptide--D-alanyl-D-alanine ligase produces the protein MPETRPWTCEDILDATGAVLLSGKGDRIFSAIATDSRKNLQKALFIALRGENHDGHDFLEKALSGGCTGILMEKSRWQEASPFLRNAGLSVFGVDDTVKALGQLARHRLSLFGSKVLAVTGSNGKTSTKEMLGCIFRKAGSCLVTEGNFNNEIGLPLTLFRLEPHDDWAILELGMNHPGEMERLSAICQPDMAIITRIAPAHLEGLGSVEGVARAKGEILSHMKKGGLILINGSDPNSKLIPMKEGIDILRFGRQEHCDFYMKDLQCHAMGSSFTLHRKDKPPLAITLMVPGAMMAENALAAAAAALNAGIPEDLVQKGLASFKGFTGRFQPIATPAGFTIINDTYNANPDSMEAALSQAVRMADPGRCFAILGSMGELGDDAASLHRHVGILAAQKGIHALYTCGPHGKDFAEGARSAGMKKVFCNDKDQLATMLFPELKPSDRVLVKGSRSMTMESVVDQLLQAARTAQGN, from the coding sequence ATGCCTGAAACCCGACCCTGGACATGTGAAGATATTCTGGATGCCACCGGGGCTGTCCTCCTTTCAGGCAAAGGGGACAGAATATTTTCCGCCATTGCAACTGATTCCCGTAAGAATCTGCAGAAGGCTCTTTTTATTGCATTAAGGGGAGAAAACCACGATGGTCATGATTTCCTTGAAAAAGCCCTGAGCGGAGGCTGCACAGGCATTCTCATGGAAAAGAGCCGCTGGCAGGAAGCGAGCCCATTTTTAAGAAATGCGGGTCTTTCTGTTTTCGGTGTGGATGATACTGTTAAGGCCCTGGGCCAGCTGGCCCGCCACCGCCTTTCCCTGTTCGGTTCAAAGGTGCTGGCTGTCACAGGCTCCAACGGAAAAACCAGCACCAAGGAAATGCTGGGCTGCATTTTCCGCAAGGCCGGTTCCTGTCTTGTAACGGAGGGTAATTTCAACAATGAAATCGGACTGCCCCTGACCCTCTTCCGGCTGGAACCCCATGATGACTGGGCCATTCTGGAGCTTGGCATGAACCATCCCGGAGAAATGGAAAGGCTTTCTGCCATCTGCCAGCCGGATATGGCCATCATCACCCGCATTGCTCCTGCCCACCTGGAGGGGCTTGGCTCCGTTGAAGGAGTTGCCAGAGCCAAGGGAGAAATCCTCAGCCATATGAAAAAGGGCGGCCTCATCCTGATTAACGGATCAGACCCCAATTCAAAGCTTATACCAATGAAAGAAGGCATTGATATCCTGCGCTTTGGCAGGCAAGAGCACTGTGATTTTTACATGAAAGACCTCCAGTGCCATGCCATGGGCAGCTCTTTTACGCTTCACAGAAAAGACAAGCCCCCCCTTGCCATTACCCTGATGGTGCCAGGTGCCATGATGGCGGAAAACGCACTGGCAGCCGCAGCGGCAGCTTTAAACGCCGGTATACCTGAAGATCTGGTTCAAAAAGGCCTTGCATCATTCAAAGGTTTCACAGGCCGGTTTCAGCCCATTGCAACCCCAGCAGGCTTTACCATTATCAATGACACCTACAATGCCAACCCAGACTCCATGGAAGCGGCCCTGAGCCAGGCAGTCCGCATGGCAGACCCGGGCAGGTGCTTTGCAATTCTGGGCAGCATGGGAGAGCTGGGAGATGATGCAGCATCCCTGCACCGCCATGTGGGAATTCTGGCTGCCCAAAAAGGTATACATGCCCTTTATACCTGCGGTCCCCACGGAAAAGACTTTGCCGAAGGAGCCCGCAGTGCCGGAATGAAAAAGGTTTTCTGCAATGATAAAGACCAGCTTGCAACAATGCTCTTTCCGGAACTGAAACCTTCAGACCGGGTTCTTGTAAAAGGTTCGCGTTCCATGACCATGGAAAGCGTTGTGGATCAACTGTTACAGGCTGCCCGTACAGCTCAGGGGAATTAA
- the ftsW gene encoding putative lipid II flippase FtsW, whose product MKEGFDRRGKFREDPWLWTPLLILMATGLVMVYSASASRAALTFGSEYHFLFRQAIYMVAGLAALFIFRIFPYRFLAGLAYPILALSFLFLAAVLFSDYGHRAGGAQRWLILGGLSFQPSEFAKYALIIYLAYSLNKKHEQIKNFTIGFLPHFVVFSFFAILLIQQPDFGSILILMALAWILMFLAGVPLLHLAWPVIPLGAFFAWIVYTAPYRMRRILSFTDPWAHAQDEGYQVSRALMAFGNGGPFGQGLGNGRMKMDYIPESHTDFIFAVIGEETGLWGVCMVLALFAVLFWRSMQVSMAAPDRFGLYLGTGIAVALAMQVLINTGVTLGMLPTKGLTLPFLSYGGTSLVVNLAAMGILMNIAASRSKA is encoded by the coding sequence ATGAAAGAAGGTTTCGACCGCAGGGGAAAATTCAGGGAGGACCCCTGGCTCTGGACACCACTGCTCATACTCATGGCCACCGGCCTTGTCATGGTTTACAGTGCCAGTGCATCAAGGGCTGCTCTGACCTTTGGTTCAGAATACCATTTCCTCTTCCGCCAGGCCATTTATATGGTTGCAGGCCTTGCTGCCCTCTTTATTTTCCGAATATTTCCCTACCGTTTTCTGGCAGGACTGGCCTATCCCATTCTGGCCCTTTCTTTTCTTTTTCTTGCGGCAGTTCTTTTCAGCGATTATGGACATAGAGCAGGCGGTGCCCAGCGGTGGCTGATCCTTGGGGGCCTCAGTTTTCAACCTTCAGAGTTTGCCAAATATGCCCTCATTATTTACCTGGCCTACTCCCTTAACAAAAAACACGAACAGATTAAAAATTTTACCATTGGTTTTCTACCCCACTTTGTTGTATTTTCTTTCTTCGCTATCCTGCTGATACAGCAGCCGGATTTCGGGTCCATTCTGATTCTCATGGCCCTTGCCTGGATTCTCATGTTTCTGGCCGGTGTCCCCCTCCTCCATCTTGCCTGGCCCGTTATTCCTCTGGGAGCTTTCTTTGCCTGGATTGTGTACACAGCTCCCTACCGCATGCGCAGGATCTTAAGCTTCACAGACCCATGGGCCCATGCTCAGGATGAGGGATATCAGGTATCACGGGCTTTGATGGCCTTTGGCAACGGCGGGCCCTTTGGCCAGGGTCTTGGGAATGGGCGCATGAAAATGGATTATATCCCGGAATCCCATACGGATTTCATATTCGCCGTCATCGGGGAAGAAACGGGACTCTGGGGTGTCTGCATGGTCCTTGCACTGTTTGCCGTTCTTTTCTGGCGCAGTATGCAGGTGTCCATGGCCGCACCTGACCGTTTCGGTCTATATCTTGGCACAGGCATTGCCGTGGCCCTTGCCATGCAGGTTCTTATAAATACAGGCGTAACACTGGGGATGCTGCCCACAAAGGGACTTACCCTGCCCTTTCTAAGTTATGGCGGCACATCCCTTGTGGTCAATCTCGCTGCCATGGGCATTTTAATGAACATTGCCGCATCAAGGAGCAAGGCATGA
- the mraY gene encoding phospho-N-acetylmuramoyl-pentapeptide-transferase: MLYHLLYPLHTWLSALNVFRYISFRTIYATMTALLICILLGHWAIKKLKSMQVGQYIREEGPKSHQSKAGTPTMGGLLILFAITVSTLLWVDLKNLYLWIALLTTLGFGLIGFIDDWLMQVKKHNTGLSSTNKFLLQVLLALLSSVLIYLTPDFDTRVTFPFFKNFSPDLGIGYIFFATFIIVGASNAVNLTDGLDGLAIGPVTIAAVTFTIFAYIAGHWGLASYLQVPFVNGAGELAILCGAVAGAGLGFLWFNSHPAQVFMGDVGSLPLGAFLGVVAVITKQELLLVIVGGIFVMEAVSVILQVGYFKMTGGKRIFRMAPLHHHFELKGWKESKITVRFWIIAIILALVAVSTLKIR; this comes from the coding sequence ATGCTCTATCACCTGCTTTATCCTCTGCATACCTGGCTCTCTGCACTGAATGTATTCCGGTACATCAGCTTCAGAACCATCTATGCCACCATGACCGCACTGCTGATCTGCATTCTGCTGGGACACTGGGCCATAAAAAAACTGAAATCCATGCAGGTGGGCCAATATATACGGGAAGAGGGGCCAAAATCCCATCAGAGCAAGGCAGGCACCCCCACCATGGGCGGCCTTCTAATTCTGTTTGCCATCACAGTATCCACCCTGCTCTGGGTAGATCTCAAAAACCTGTACCTCTGGATTGCCCTGCTCACCACCCTGGGATTCGGACTCATCGGTTTTATTGATGACTGGCTTATGCAGGTGAAAAAGCACAACACAGGCCTTTCCTCCACCAACAAATTTCTGCTGCAGGTTCTGCTTGCCCTACTGTCATCCGTACTCATTTATCTAACACCGGATTTTGATACCCGTGTTACCTTTCCCTTCTTTAAAAATTTCAGCCCGGATCTTGGCATAGGCTATATTTTCTTTGCCACCTTCATTATTGTGGGTGCCTCCAATGCAGTAAACCTTACCGACGGCCTGGATGGACTGGCCATTGGTCCTGTGACCATAGCCGCCGTCACCTTCACCATTTTTGCCTATATTGCCGGACACTGGGGACTTGCCTCCTACCTTCAGGTACCCTTTGTCAACGGTGCAGGAGAACTGGCCATCCTCTGCGGAGCTGTAGCCGGAGCCGGCCTTGGCTTTCTCTGGTTCAACAGCCATCCTGCACAGGTCTTCATGGGGGATGTGGGTTCCCTGCCTCTGGGAGCCTTTTTAGGGGTGGTTGCAGTCATCACCAAACAGGAACTGCTCCTCGTGATTGTGGGCGGTATTTTTGTCATGGAAGCGGTCTCTGTAATTCTGCAGGTGGGATATTTTAAAATGACCGGGGGAAAGCGGATTTTTCGCATGGCCCCCCTGCACCACCATTTTGAACTGAAAGGGTGGAAGGAATCCAAAATCACCGTAAGATTCTGGATTATTGCCATTATTCTGGCCCTTGTGGCCGTCAGCACCCTCAAGATACGTTAA
- a CDS encoding UDP-N-acetylmuramoyl-L-alanyl-D-glutamate--2,6-diaminopimelate ligase has protein sequence MKVSDLFSPWEKNENTPFILKEKPPENPDIRGIHYSSDKIQPGDLFVAVPGFTADGHSFARQAAKNGAAFLVAERPVPEAGLPTAIVSDSRKALAALSAAFYGFPAENLTLIGITGTNGKSTTTHIIEQILTHAGHATGVMGTIDWHYPGHREAVSTTTPESRDLQARLAAMRDAGVTHVIMEVSSHAIDLGRIDHSPFDVAVFTNLSQDHLDYHGNIENYWNCKKTFLESILDGRYGKKDASLILNVDDPRGEKLLNQCIASTGGNRLLSTGQHPDALIRPGNPRFSLSGIRCTISTPEEAIPVNCPLVGAFNLENILVATAAALALKVRPEIIKKALESPLSVPGRLEPVSDPKGRFIFVDYAHTPDALKKALTALKKSTPGRLIVVFGCGGDRDRTKRPLMAGIAADNADFCVITSDNPRSENPEAIIQDIIQGIPEGTPLLVEKDREKAILEAIAMAGPGDTILIAGKGHENYQIVGDKVLSFDDRTVARKGVLFHA, from the coding sequence ATGAAGGTTTCTGATCTTTTCTCTCCCTGGGAGAAAAACGAAAATACCCCCTTCATCCTGAAAGAAAAGCCTCCGGAAAATCCGGACATCCGGGGGATTCACTATAGTTCAGACAAAATACAGCCCGGAGATCTCTTTGTCGCAGTTCCGGGTTTTACAGCAGACGGTCACAGCTTTGCCCGGCAGGCTGCCAAAAATGGAGCTGCTTTTCTGGTTGCAGAACGCCCGGTTCCCGAAGCCGGTCTTCCCACAGCCATTGTCAGCGACAGCCGCAAAGCCCTTGCCGCCCTCTCTGCTGCCTTTTATGGTTTTCCTGCAGAAAATCTCACCCTCATCGGCATTACAGGCACCAATGGCAAAAGCACCACTACCCATATTATTGAACAGATACTGACCCATGCAGGTCATGCCACAGGAGTGATGGGTACCATAGACTGGCACTATCCCGGTCACAGGGAAGCAGTATCCACCACCACACCGGAATCCAGAGATCTGCAGGCCAGACTGGCAGCCATGAGGGACGCCGGAGTGACCCACGTCATTATGGAGGTTTCCTCCCACGCCATAGACCTTGGCCGGATTGACCATAGCCCCTTTGATGTGGCCGTGTTCACCAACCTCAGTCAGGATCATCTGGATTACCACGGAAACATTGAAAACTACTGGAACTGTAAAAAAACCTTCCTTGAAAGTATTCTGGATGGCCGTTACGGTAAAAAGGATGCCAGTCTTATACTCAACGTTGATGATCCACGGGGAGAAAAACTCCTCAACCAGTGTATTGCCAGCACCGGAGGCAACCGTCTTCTTTCCACGGGTCAGCACCCCGATGCCCTGATACGCCCCGGCAATCCCCGCTTTTCTCTTTCAGGCATCCGCTGCACCATTTCAACACCGGAGGAAGCCATTCCCGTAAACTGTCCCCTGGTGGGTGCCTTCAATCTGGAAAATATCCTCGTAGCCACAGCAGCAGCCCTTGCCTTAAAAGTTCGGCCTGAAATCATTAAAAAAGCCCTTGAAAGCCCCTTAAGTGTACCGGGCCGCCTTGAACCGGTTTCTGACCCGAAGGGCCGCTTTATCTTTGTGGATTACGCCCACACGCCGGATGCCCTGAAAAAAGCACTTACAGCCCTTAAAAAATCTACCCCTGGCCGCCTCATTGTGGTATTCGGCTGCGGCGGTGACAGGGACAGAACCAAGCGTCCCCTCATGGCAGGCATTGCCGCAGACAATGCCGACTTCTGCGTCATTACCTCGGACAATCCCCGCAGCGAAAACCCTGAAGCCATTATACAGGATATTATTCAGGGTATTCCCGAAGGTACCCCGCTTCTTGTGGAAAAGGACCGGGAAAAAGCCATCCTGGAAGCCATTGCCATGGCAGGCCCCGGTGATACGATTCTCATTGCAGGCAAAGGCCATGAAAACTATCAGATTGTTGGAGATAAAGTTCTCTCCTTTGATGACAGAACCGTCGCCCGGAAAGGAGTACTCTTCCATGCCTGA
- the murD gene encoding UDP-N-acetylmuramoyl-L-alanine--D-glutamate ligase codes for MPSSSSFKHAIVVGLGISGMAAVRLLKSQGYRVTGMDERAGETGAPELFERFIPMICPDTLLEADLIILSPGFDPNRPELKKARLKKIPIIGEMALGLRQLKTPLVAITGTNGKSTVTELIGAMLTASGKKVFTGGNLGLPLCDFVLQGCPADIAILEVSSFQLDTLESFTPDVAVLLNISPDHLDRYPDMAAYTASKARIFKDMKKGIAVLNHGDSQVRAIGEKLPLTIHWYDRENAGIAIREKNLILENGKVLDLSNFPLPGRHNLENLAAAMLAAKAAGATEKGMENAIENFQGLEHRMTPAGSIHGIACYDDSKATNMDAVCRALSAFNREVVLIMGGRDKGGDYKTMEESVRSHARALILMGEASDTIEQALGHMVPCIRAKNMDDAVKKAVQNADAQTPILLSPACSSFDMFRNYKERGMQFREAVARLATEEVLP; via the coding sequence ATGCCTTCTTCATCGTCCTTTAAACATGCCATCGTCGTAGGACTCGGTATTTCGGGTATGGCCGCAGTGCGCCTTCTCAAAAGCCAGGGCTACCGTGTTACGGGCATGGACGAAAGGGCCGGCGAAACAGGCGCTCCGGAACTCTTTGAGCGCTTCATACCCATGATTTGTCCCGACACTCTCCTGGAAGCGGATCTTATCATCCTCAGCCCCGGTTTTGATCCCAACCGGCCTGAACTTAAAAAGGCCAGGCTCAAAAAAATTCCCATTATCGGAGAGATGGCCCTTGGCCTGCGGCAACTAAAGACTCCCCTTGTGGCAATAACAGGAACCAACGGCAAAAGTACAGTCACCGAACTTATCGGTGCCATGCTGACAGCTTCGGGCAAAAAGGTTTTTACGGGTGGCAATCTGGGACTTCCCCTCTGCGATTTTGTTCTTCAGGGATGCCCTGCGGACATTGCCATACTGGAAGTTTCCAGTTTTCAACTGGATACACTGGAATCCTTTACACCCGATGTGGCCGTACTCCTGAATATCAGTCCGGATCACCTGGACCGCTACCCGGATATGGCAGCCTATACCGCATCCAAGGCAAGAATTTTTAAGGATATGAAAAAGGGTATTGCCGTTCTCAACCACGGAGATTCCCAAGTCCGGGCCATAGGAGAAAAACTGCCCCTTACCATACACTGGTATGACAGAGAAAATGCAGGAATTGCCATCCGGGAGAAAAATCTCATCCTTGAAAACGGCAAAGTTCTTGATTTAAGCAATTTTCCCCTGCCCGGTCGCCACAATCTTGAAAATCTGGCGGCAGCCATGCTGGCGGCAAAGGCCGCCGGTGCAACTGAAAAAGGTATGGAAAATGCCATTGAAAACTTCCAGGGCCTGGAACACCGCATGACACCGGCGGGCAGCATCCATGGAATTGCCTGTTACGATGACTCCAAAGCCACCAACATGGACGCCGTATGCAGAGCACTTTCCGCCTTCAACCGTGAAGTGGTGCTCATCATGGGCGGCAGGGACAAGGGCGGAGATTACAAAACCATGGAAGAAAGTGTGCGCAGCCATGCCAGAGCTCTTATTCTCATGGGCGAAGCCAGCGATACCATTGAACAGGCCCTCGGCCATATGGTTCCCTGCATACGGGCAAAGAATATGGATGATGCTGTAAAAAAAGCCGTTCAGAATGCGGATGCCCAAACTCCCATTCTTCTCTCACCTGCCTGTTCCAGCTTTGATATGTTCAGAAATTATAAAGAAAGGGGAATGCAGTTCCGCGAAGCTGTGGCCCGCCTTGCCACAGAGGAGGTGCTTCCATGA